The following proteins are encoded in a genomic region of Terriglobia bacterium:
- the mtnP gene encoding S-methyl-5'-thioadenosine phosphorylase translates to MAQAAIGIIGGSGLYQMEGLSQPRWVRLATPFGKPSDAFRVGVLEGRQVAFLARHGRGHVITPSEINYRANIYAMKKLGVERILSVSAVGSLREDYRPMDMALPLQFFDRTRGRISTFFGGGIVAHVGFSDPMCPTVVDALEAACADAKVIVHRGGTYVCMEGPAFSTKAESNAYRSWGMDVIGMTNLQEAKLAREAELCYATLAMVTDYDCWHPEHAAVTVDQIIDYLNRNVKNAQKILRSAVRRLPGQRSCKCGSALAHAILTDRSKISAQAKKRLGLLVGKYLK, encoded by the coding sequence GTGGCCCAAGCAGCGATCGGGATTATTGGTGGAAGCGGACTCTATCAGATGGAAGGCCTTAGCCAGCCCAGGTGGGTTCGTTTGGCGACGCCGTTTGGCAAACCCTCGGACGCTTTCCGCGTCGGGGTCCTTGAAGGCAGGCAGGTTGCATTTCTGGCACGCCACGGACGCGGGCACGTGATCACGCCCTCGGAAATCAACTACCGGGCCAACATCTATGCCATGAAGAAGCTGGGAGTTGAGCGGATTCTTTCTGTCAGTGCAGTGGGTTCTTTAAGAGAAGATTACCGCCCGATGGACATGGCCCTCCCGCTCCAGTTCTTCGACCGGACCCGCGGCCGCATCTCGACTTTCTTCGGCGGTGGGATTGTGGCGCATGTGGGTTTTTCAGACCCCATGTGTCCGACGGTCGTGGATGCCCTGGAAGCCGCCTGCGCCGACGCGAAAGTCATAGTGCATCGCGGCGGAACGTACGTCTGCATGGAGGGTCCCGCGTTTTCCACCAAGGCGGAATCAAACGCTTACCGTAGCTGGGGCATGGATGTCATCGGCATGACGAACCTGCAGGAAGCCAAGCTTGCCCGCGAAGCAGAGCTCTGTTACGCAACGCTGGCCATGGTCACGGATTACGATTGCTGGCATCCTGAGCACGCGGCGGTCACTGTCGACCAGATCATTGACTATCTCAATCGCAACGTCAAGAATGCCCAAAAGATCCTGCGATCTGCCGTCCGTCGCCTGCCCGGCCAGCGGAGTTGCAAATGCGGGTCTGCTCTCGCACACGCGATTCTCACGGACCGCAGCAAGATTTCTGCCCAGGCTAAGAAACGGTTAGGCTTGCTCGTCGGGAAATATCTCAAGTAG
- a CDS encoding MBL fold metallo-hydrolase — MKLGAFEIHALSDGTFGLDGGQMFGVVPKVLWEKKLPADERNRVRLGLTCLLVKTRRYNVLVETGIGGKFDAKFGDIYDVNHSSRLPDELSRHGIGPGDVDIVINTHLHFDHCGWNTRRDGLKIVPTFPNARYFMQRAEWEHALHPSERDRASYFEEWFAPAEPQTVLVDGDHEIVPGVRVELAPGHVKDLQCVWIESEGQRACFVSDLVPTRAHIPYPWIMAFDLYPMETLASKKRLLPCLAEEGVLTVFPHDPDVPWGTLSEVDGKLTFQPVAVK; from the coding sequence ATGAAGCTGGGCGCCTTTGAGATTCATGCGCTGTCTGATGGTACATTCGGCCTTGACGGCGGGCAAATGTTTGGGGTTGTTCCGAAGGTTCTGTGGGAAAAGAAGCTGCCCGCAGATGAGCGCAACCGCGTGCGCCTTGGACTCACCTGCCTGCTCGTCAAGACACGCCGCTACAATGTTCTCGTCGAAACAGGCATTGGCGGCAAATTTGACGCGAAGTTTGGCGATATTTACGACGTCAATCATTCGTCACGCCTCCCCGACGAGCTTTCACGTCACGGGATTGGACCTGGTGATGTCGATATTGTCATCAACACTCATTTGCACTTCGACCATTGCGGTTGGAATACGCGGCGCGATGGATTGAAAATCGTTCCGACGTTTCCAAACGCGCGCTATTTCATGCAAAGGGCCGAGTGGGAACATGCCCTGCACCCCAGCGAACGAGACCGGGCAAGCTATTTCGAAGAATGGTTTGCCCCAGCGGAACCGCAAACGGTGTTGGTTGATGGCGACCATGAGATCGTGCCTGGGGTCCGGGTTGAACTTGCGCCCGGACACGTCAAGGACTTGCAGTGCGTATGGATTGAGTCAGAAGGCCAGCGCGCGTGCTTTGTTTCTGACCTCGTTCCAACACGCGCTCACATCCCCTACCCATGGATTATGGCTTTCGACCTCTATCCGATGGAAACTCTGGCTTCAAAGAAGCGGCTGCTTCCGTGCCTGGCGGAGGAGGGCGTATTAACGGTTTTCCCGCATGATCCTGATGTTCCATGGGGAACGCTGTCGGAAGTGGACGGAAAGTTGACGTTCCAGCCGGTAGCAGTGAAATAA
- the mce gene encoding methylmalonyl-CoA epimerase: protein MRIHHLGIAVESLEKAAAVFELLLGRPPDSREEVEDQQVRVASFQVGESRLELLEASSPESPIARFIGKRGPGIHHLTLTVGNLQTTLNELDRHGIRLVDRTPRVGAGGESIAFLHPSSTANILIELLEETESRQETSYPEQGSK from the coding sequence ATGCGTATTCATCATCTGGGCATTGCTGTGGAGTCTCTTGAAAAAGCGGCGGCAGTGTTTGAACTCTTACTGGGACGCCCGCCCGATTCTCGCGAAGAAGTCGAAGATCAACAAGTGCGGGTTGCGAGCTTCCAGGTTGGAGAAAGCCGTCTTGAACTGCTGGAGGCCAGTTCGCCTGAATCGCCGATTGCGCGCTTCATCGGTAAGCGCGGGCCGGGAATCCATCACTTGACTTTGACCGTCGGCAATTTGCAGACGACGCTGAACGAGCTCGACCGGCATGGCATCCGACTTGTCGATCGCACTCCGCGCGTTGGTGCAGGAGGTGAGTCGATTGCCTTCTTGCACCCTTCAAGTACGGCAAATATTTTGATCGAGCTGCTTGAAGAGACTGAATCGAGGCAGGAAACCTCATATCCGGAGCAGGGAAGCAAGTAA
- the meaB gene encoding methylmalonyl Co-A mutase-associated GTPase MeaB, with the protein MGISVEQWVEKICAGDRRAVAQAISSVETKGPSSSALLRALFHKAGQAYTIGVTGAPGAGKSTLLGKVATEFRRSDKRVGIVAVDPTSPFSGGAILGDRIRMQALATDEGVYIRSMATRGQLGGLAPAARDAALILDAAGCDVVFIETVGAGQAEVDVARLADATVVVLVPGMGDGVQTFKAGVMEIADLFVINKSDQPGAERMERELDALLSVGTKLDAWRPPIVKTTATTGEGISELCEELEKFRAATEGSSAGLNRRRENARLHLLELLRQRLFERVAEERIDQKQISEYVEAILARRRDPHSIVEEMLQESGVGSGRG; encoded by the coding sequence ATGGGTATCTCTGTTGAACAGTGGGTTGAGAAGATATGCGCCGGGGACCGGCGGGCGGTTGCACAGGCAATCTCCTCGGTTGAGACGAAAGGACCCTCAAGCTCGGCGTTGCTGCGCGCCCTCTTTCATAAGGCCGGTCAGGCATACACGATCGGTGTTACAGGAGCGCCAGGGGCGGGCAAGAGCACTCTGCTCGGAAAGGTGGCCACGGAATTCCGGCGGTCAGACAAGCGTGTAGGCATCGTTGCGGTGGATCCCACCAGTCCGTTTTCAGGCGGCGCTATTCTGGGCGACCGCATTCGCATGCAGGCGCTTGCAACCGATGAGGGCGTCTATATTCGCAGCATGGCAACCCGCGGACAACTGGGCGGGCTTGCACCCGCTGCACGCGACGCAGCCCTCATCCTTGATGCCGCAGGTTGTGATGTAGTGTTCATTGAAACAGTAGGGGCGGGACAAGCCGAGGTGGACGTGGCTCGCCTCGCCGACGCCACCGTCGTCGTTCTGGTTCCGGGCATGGGTGATGGTGTTCAGACTTTTAAGGCCGGTGTGATGGAGATTGCGGACCTTTTCGTGATTAACAAATCCGATCAACCGGGCGCCGAGCGCATGGAACGCGAGTTGGACGCACTGCTGTCCGTGGGGACGAAGCTGGATGCCTGGCGCCCGCCCATTGTTAAAACGACGGCGACAACGGGTGAGGGAATATCCGAACTGTGTGAAGAATTGGAGAAATTCCGGGCGGCGACGGAAGGCAGTTCCGCAGGGCTGAATCGACGGCGCGAAAACGCCCGTCTGCACCTCCTGGAATTGTTACGTCAACGCCTGTTCGAACGGGTTGCTGAGGAGCGGATTGACCAGAAACAGATCAGCGAATACGTGGAGGCAATTCTGGCGCGCCGGCGCGATCCACATTCCATCGTGGAAGAAATGCTCCAGGAATCGGGCGTCGGCTCCGGGCGCGGCTGA
- a CDS encoding acyl-CoA dehydrogenase family protein, which produces MDFELTDEERGIRDSVRAFAEQEIRPHVREWDAAEHFPIELLPALARLGLMGVTVPAKYGGAGFGYIPYVIAIEELARVDGSIALVVAAHNSLCANHILLAGTEEQKRKYLVPLAQGDKLGCWSLTEPGAGSDAGGTRTTARREGNTWILNGSKTFTTNSHYADTCVAMAVTDKAKGKHGISAFIIEKGTPGFRPGKAEDKLGMRASNTGEIIFEDCRIPEENCLGVEGQGFIDSLRVLDGGRISIAALSVGIAQGAFEESLRHSREREQFGRPIASFQAIRFKLADMATEIDAARLLTWRAAALATRGERVTRESSIAKLFASEIAVRIAGEAVQIHGGYGFIKEYPVEKFYRDVKLCTIGEGTSEIQRLIIARESLGKLP; this is translated from the coding sequence CTCACGTTCGCGAATGGGATGCGGCCGAACATTTTCCGATCGAACTTTTGCCTGCGCTTGCCAGGCTGGGGCTGATGGGCGTAACCGTGCCTGCTAAATACGGAGGCGCCGGTTTTGGGTACATTCCCTATGTCATAGCAATTGAGGAGTTGGCAAGAGTTGACGGCTCTATCGCGCTGGTTGTGGCAGCGCACAATTCCCTTTGCGCCAATCACATCCTGCTCGCTGGCACCGAGGAGCAGAAAAGGAAGTACCTTGTCCCACTTGCGCAGGGTGACAAACTGGGCTGCTGGAGTCTGACTGAGCCCGGCGCGGGGTCGGACGCGGGTGGTACGCGCACCACCGCGCGGCGCGAAGGTAATACCTGGATACTTAACGGTTCGAAAACATTTACTACGAACAGCCATTACGCAGACACCTGTGTGGCCATGGCCGTTACTGACAAGGCCAAGGGTAAGCATGGAATTTCCGCGTTTATCATCGAAAAGGGAACTCCCGGCTTCCGACCCGGCAAGGCCGAAGACAAGCTGGGCATGCGGGCCAGCAATACAGGAGAGATCATCTTCGAGGATTGCCGAATTCCGGAGGAGAACTGCCTGGGTGTAGAGGGGCAGGGATTTATTGACAGCCTGCGGGTCCTGGATGGAGGACGCATCTCCATTGCGGCGCTCTCCGTAGGGATAGCGCAGGGCGCATTCGAAGAGTCGCTCAGGCACTCCCGGGAACGGGAGCAATTCGGACGGCCCATCGCCAGTTTTCAGGCCATTCGCTTCAAGCTGGCCGACATGGCCACCGAAATCGACGCAGCAAGGCTGCTGACGTGGCGGGCGGCCGCTCTGGCGACACGGGGCGAACGAGTAACGCGCGAAAGCTCCATCGCCAAGCTGTTTGCCAGCGAAATCGCGGTGAGGATTGCGGGCGAAGCAGTGCAGATTCACGGTGGATACGGTTTTATCAAAGAGTATCCCGTCGAGAAGTTTTACCGGGACGTCAAGCTGTGTACGATCGGTGAGGGCACCAGCGAAATTCAGCGGCTGATTATCGCCCGTGAGTCTCTGGGGAAATTGCCGTAG